The Aquificaceae bacterium genome includes a region encoding these proteins:
- the yihA gene encoding ribosome biogenesis GTP-binding protein YihA/YsxC: MKVRFVGSFVKGFPMDDLMHVVFVGRSNVGKSSLINMLVGKDVARVSKEPGRTRAINLFLLEDHGLYLADLPGYGFAKVSKKVREEWKRMIEGYFHACWEDIKLVLLLIDSLVGPTELDIESLNWLQSLNLPHIIALTKCDRASQRELSSTLKKIREFSHAEVVPTSAKEGMGKKELLKYVLS, from the coding sequence ATGAAGGTTAGGTTTGTGGGTAGTTTTGTGAAAGGCTTTCCCATGGACGACCTCATGCATGTGGTATTTGTGGGCAGGTCAAACGTGGGAAAGTCATCCCTCATAAACATGCTGGTGGGGAAAGATGTAGCACGGGTAAGCAAAGAGCCCGGCAGAACAAGAGCCATAAACCTTTTTCTCCTTGAAGACCACGGTCTTTATCTTGCTGACCTTCCGGGCTATGGCTTCGCAAAAGTTTCAAAAAAGGTAAGGGAAGAGTGGAAAAGAATGATAGAGGGATACTTTCATGCCTGCTGGGAAGACATAAAGCTTGTCCTTTTGCTCATTGACAGCCTTGTGGGTCCTACAGAGCTGGACATTGAGAGCCTTAACTGGCTTCAGAGCCTGAATCTTCCCCACATAATAGCCCTGACAAAATGTGATAGAGCGAGCCAGAGAGAACTCAGTTCAACGCTCAAAAAGATAAGGGAATTTTCCCACGCAGAGGTAGTGCCCACTTCTGCAAAAGAGGGTATGGGCAAGAAGGAGCTTCTTAAATATGTTCTCAGCTAA
- the lipA gene encoding lipoyl synthase produces the protein MELVGKTLCILKKYSLNTVCEESLCPNIGECFSKGTATFLIMGMVCTRACKYCHVSSGRPQPPDPSEPVRLYHAVKELGLRHVVITSVDRDDLPDFGAGHFRRCVEFLKSRDSSLRVEVLTPDFQGSEKVLEEIIKAKPHILSHNIETVERIFREVRPQGDYRRSLRVLRFYSESGVAPVKSGIMLGLGERWEEIIKTMGDLKSAGVSSLVIGQYLRPSPKHYPVKKFYSDEEFKKLEEIALEMGFEKVLSKPLARSSYHAEELAL, from the coding sequence ATGGAACTGGTTGGAAAAACCCTGTGTATACTGAAAAAGTATTCTCTCAACACCGTCTGTGAGGAATCCCTCTGTCCAAACATTGGAGAGTGCTTTTCCAAAGGGACAGCTACCTTCCTGATAATGGGCATGGTATGCACAAGAGCCTGCAAATACTGTCATGTATCCAGCGGAAGACCACAGCCACCAGACCCCTCAGAACCAGTCAGGTTATACCATGCAGTTAAAGAGCTTGGGCTCAGGCACGTGGTGATAACCTCCGTGGACAGGGACGACCTTCCAGACTTTGGTGCGGGGCACTTCAGGAGATGCGTGGAGTTTCTAAAGTCAAGAGACAGCAGTCTAAGGGTTGAGGTGCTAACTCCAGACTTTCAGGGTTCTGAGAAAGTCCTTGAGGAAATCATAAAGGCAAAGCCCCACATACTTTCCCATAACATAGAAACGGTGGAGAGAATCTTTAGAGAGGTGAGACCTCAGGGTGATTACAGGAGGAGCCTCAGGGTTCTCAGGTTCTATTCCGAGAGCGGAGTCGCTCCTGTAAAGTCTGGCATAATGCTTGGTCTTGGTGAAAGGTGGGAGGAGATAATAAAAACCATGGGGGACCTTAAAAGCGCTGGTGTGTCCTCTCTTGTGATTGGGCAGTATCTAAGACCAAGCCCAAAACACTACCCCGTCAAAAAATTCTACTCTGACGAGGAGTTCAAAAAACTTGAGGAGATAGCACTGGAAATGGGCTTTGAAAAGGTTCTTTCAAAGCCTCTAGCGAGGTCTTCTTATCACGCAGAAGAGCTTGCACTCTAA
- the rplT gene encoding 50S ribosomal protein L20 has translation MRAKGPSSRKFKKKILKLAKGFRGQRKNVYRRAKEYVFRALQYQYRDRRQRKRQFRRLWIARINAAVRAHGLSYGKFMNGLSRAGINLNRKMLAEMAVRDPEGFSKVVSRAKEALAQTA, from the coding sequence ATGCGTGCAAAGGGTCCTTCTTCAAGGAAGTTCAAGAAGAAGATACTGAAGCTGGCAAAGGGTTTTAGAGGTCAGCGTAAGAATGTATACAGAAGGGCGAAGGAGTATGTTTTCAGGGCTTTACAGTATCAGTATAGAGACAGAAGGCAGAGAAAGAGGCAGTTCAGAAGGCTCTGGATTGCCCGTATTAATGCTGCGGTCAGAGCCCATGGACTTTCCTACGGCAAGTTTATGAACGGACTTTCAAGGGCTGGCATAAACCTCAACAGGAAAATGCTTGCAGAGATGGCAGTTAGAGACCCTGAAGGTTTTTCTAAAGTGGTAAGCAGGGCGAAAGAAGCTCTGGCACAGACTGCATGA
- a CDS encoding phenylalanine--tRNA ligase subunit alpha, whose translation MIDFQRLQGELEEEIHRVKDLNELSQLKARYLGKKGFITQAIAHIREVSPEERKEYGSRVNSLKEFAEELFRKKEEELRAFEIERKLSKEWLDLSVPLEPAIGTLHPLTQTLRRIKDIFVSMGFSVMEGPELELEEYNFDMLNIPKEHPAREMQDTFYVNREGYLLRTHTSPVQIRTMLSQKPPIYIVAPGRVYRRDDDPTHSPMFHQVEGLAVDRDINFGHMKYTIETFLRGFFKIDMPVRFRASYFPFTEPSAEVDIGCVICGGEGCRVCKESGWLEVMGCGMVHPVVLQNCGIDPEEYQGFAFGMGVERLAMLYFGVDNIKLFFENDIRFLKQF comes from the coding sequence ATGATAGATTTTCAGAGGCTTCAGGGAGAGCTCGAGGAGGAAATACACAGAGTAAAAGACCTTAATGAGCTCTCACAGCTCAAAGCAAGATACCTTGGAAAAAAAGGGTTCATAACTCAGGCAATAGCACACATAAGGGAAGTGTCTCCGGAAGAGAGGAAGGAATACGGCTCGAGGGTAAACAGTCTAAAGGAGTTTGCAGAAGAGCTTTTCAGGAAAAAGGAGGAGGAGCTAAGGGCTTTTGAGATTGAAAGAAAGCTCTCAAAAGAATGGCTTGACCTTTCCGTGCCCCTTGAGCCTGCCATCGGCACCCTTCACCCACTTACTCAGACTCTGAGAAGGATAAAGGACATATTCGTGAGTATGGGCTTTTCTGTAATGGAAGGTCCAGAGCTTGAACTTGAAGAGTATAACTTTGATATGCTCAACATACCAAAGGAACATCCAGCCAGAGAGATGCAAGACACCTTCTATGTAAACAGGGAAGGTTATCTCCTGCGCACCCACACCTCTCCTGTTCAGATAAGAACCATGCTATCACAGAAACCTCCCATATACATAGTGGCCCCGGGGAGAGTTTACAGAAGGGATGATGACCCTACCCATTCGCCCATGTTTCATCAGGTGGAGGGTCTCGCTGTAGACAGGGACATAAACTTTGGACATATGAAATACACCATTGAGACCTTTCTCAGGGGGTTCTTCAAGATAGACATGCCCGTCAGGTTCAGAGCCTCTTACTTTCCCTTCACAGAGCCCTCTGCAGAAGTGGATATAGGCTGTGTCATATGCGGTGGTGAGGGCTGCAGAGTCTGTAAAGAAAGCGGCTGGCTGGAGGTTATGGGCTGTGGTATGGTTCATCCTGTGGTCCTTCAGAACTGTGGTATTGACCCTGAAGAATATCAGGGTTTTGCCTTTGGAATGGGTGTTGAAAGGCTTGCCATGCTCTATTTTGGTGTAGACAACATAAAGCTGTTCTTTGAGAACGATATAAGGTTTCTCAAGCAATTTTAA
- a CDS encoding MFS transporter encodes MLKDFTPQERKVVLSITFAVMVRMLGLFLLLPVLSPYLKTLEGATPQLIGLAIGIYGLAQAILQIPFGYLSDRHGRKPVILVGMLTYALGSLMAGLVSNIWSMVFARFLQGFGAVSSAMIALSADLTREEVRTRAFAHIGASIGLTFALSLTIAPVLAGKFGVPFLFFLTAFLSLLATAVLMLRVPEPSQRSKEREINPSLKNITMLLTDKNQLFLNLSIALTHAFMVVIFTVVPYELVYLYHFPKLRHWEIYLPTILLALAFMVPMVILAEKRGRFREVFMLGVLLLGLSFISFALLGNFLGIVLMVLFFFMGFNLLEALVPSLLTKLTHRDLRGLSLGFFNTTQFLGAFAGGLWGGYVLKHGYSYMTVIAILAVLIWFVSGLLWFNGLKIHSRLGVAKE; translated from the coding sequence ATGCTGAAAGACTTTACGCCCCAGGAGAGGAAGGTAGTTCTCAGCATAACTTTTGCAGTTATGGTGCGCATGCTTGGTCTGTTTTTGCTCCTTCCCGTTCTATCACCCTATCTGAAGACCCTTGAAGGAGCAACTCCACAGCTTATAGGTCTTGCCATAGGCATATACGGTCTTGCGCAGGCTATTCTTCAGATACCCTTTGGTTATCTCTCTGACAGACATGGAAGAAAGCCTGTAATATTGGTTGGTATGCTCACCTACGCCCTTGGCAGTCTAATGGCTGGTCTTGTTTCAAACATATGGAGTATGGTGTTTGCTCGTTTCCTTCAGGGCTTTGGTGCAGTCTCTTCTGCCATGATAGCTCTTTCTGCGGACCTTACCAGAGAAGAGGTCAGAACAAGAGCTTTTGCCCATATAGGTGCCTCCATAGGGCTTACTTTTGCTCTCAGTCTTACAATAGCCCCGGTTCTTGCAGGAAAGTTTGGAGTTCCATTTCTCTTTTTTCTCACCGCATTTCTAAGCCTTCTTGCCACAGCGGTGCTTATGCTGAGGGTTCCCGAGCCTTCCCAGAGGTCAAAGGAGAGGGAGATAAATCCGTCGCTGAAAAATATAACCATGCTTCTTACCGATAAAAACCAGCTTTTCCTCAATCTCTCCATAGCCCTGACCCATGCCTTCATGGTGGTCATATTTACCGTGGTGCCCTACGAACTGGTCTACCTCTACCACTTTCCCAAGCTCAGACACTGGGAGATTTACCTGCCCACCATTCTTCTTGCCCTTGCCTTCATGGTGCCGATGGTGATTCTGGCAGAAAAGAGAGGCAGGTTCAGGGAGGTGTTCATGCTCGGGGTGCTACTTCTTGGGCTTTCCTTTATATCTTTTGCGCTTCTTGGAAACTTCCTGGGCATTGTGCTTATGGTTCTTTTCTTCTTTATGGGCTTTAACCTGCTTGAGGCCCTTGTCCCCTCACTGCTGACAAAATTGACTCACAGAGACCTGAGGGGACTTTCCCTTGGCTTTTTCAACACAACCCAGTTTCTCGGAGCCTTTGCGGGCGGTCTGTGGGGGGGTTATGTGCTAAAGCATGGATATAGCTATATGACAGTGATAGCAATTCTGGCTGTGCTGATATGGTTTGTGTCTGGCCTTCTCTGGTTCAACGGTTTGAAAATTCATTCAAGGCTTGGAGTTGCTAAGGAATAA
- a CDS encoding HD domain-containing phosphohydrolase gives MKENITNILLTVLEYRDVYTRGHTDRGVFYALKIGESMGLSGEELEYIRIGGMVHDVGKIAIPDVILLKPGRLTKEEFEIMKLHVSLGYEMVKDSEIPGEALNVLLYHQEKYDGSGYPFGFRGEQIPLLARIYTVADSFEAMTSRRIYKKAKSWEQAMQEMEELASIHFDPDVVSYAVKTLYSLRYVSINPSHVNQEIEKIRWSFHYMDPTGAIRGDLFLPALKAFMEQKDSFCLTVFDIKNLTHINLQRGWEAGNEALKRLVWAINLQCCSMHDIKDVILKLMKEDVIDIMSPVIFRIGGDEFAVIAPYIPPQEKVLGVVRSMKEIGVDIDYLQMSYPSTFSSYDEALDRIFNFTKRKLLGLYNITS, from the coding sequence ATGAAAGAAAACATCACAAATATACTCCTTACAGTGCTTGAATACAGAGATGTGTATACAAGAGGGCATACAGACAGGGGAGTGTTCTACGCTCTGAAGATAGGGGAGAGTATGGGGCTTTCTGGTGAAGAGCTGGAGTATATTCGGATTGGCGGTATGGTGCACGACGTGGGTAAAATAGCAATACCCGACGTGATACTCCTCAAGCCAGGGAGACTGACAAAAGAGGAGTTTGAAATAATGAAATTGCACGTGAGCCTGGGTTATGAGATGGTAAAAGATTCAGAAATACCCGGGGAAGCTCTCAATGTGCTACTCTATCATCAGGAAAAGTATGACGGAAGTGGCTATCCCTTTGGTTTCAGAGGTGAACAGATACCCTTGCTCGCGAGGATATACACGGTGGCGGATTCCTTTGAAGCCATGACCTCAAGAAGAATATACAAGAAAGCAAAAAGCTGGGAGCAGGCTATGCAGGAGATGGAAGAACTCGCCTCAATACACTTTGACCCAGATGTTGTGTCTTACGCAGTAAAGACCCTGTATAGTCTGAGGTATGTGAGCATAAACCCCTCCCATGTTAATCAGGAAATAGAAAAGATAAGATGGAGCTTCCATTACATGGACCCGACAGGTGCCATAAGGGGTGACCTTTTTCTTCCGGCTCTGAAGGCCTTTATGGAACAGAAGGACAGCTTCTGCCTTACAGTGTTTGATATAAAGAACCTCACGCATATAAATCTCCAGAGAGGCTGGGAAGCAGGAAACGAGGCCCTGAAGAGGCTCGTCTGGGCTATAAACCTTCAGTGCTGCTCAATGCATGATATAAAGGATGTTATACTCAAGCTCATGAAGGAAGATGTTATAGATATAATGAGCCCTGTTATATTCCGCATAGGAGGTGACGAGTTTGCAGTTATTGCACCATATATACCTCCGCAGGAGAAGGTTCTTGGTGTGGTAAGGAGCATGAAGGAAATAGGAGTTGATATAGACTATTTACAGATGTCCTATCCTTCAACTTTCTCCAGCTATGATGAGGCCCTTGACAGGATATTTAACTTTACAAAAAGGAAGCTGCTTGGGCTCTATAATATAACCTCATGA
- the murF gene encoding UDP-N-acetylmuramoyl-tripeptide--D-alanyl-D-alanine ligase, whose amino-acid sequence MTTLELAELLRAQHSGKPLPFSGFSIDSRSVQKGQVFVAIRGKTHDGHDFALDALKRGAVGVICERRLELPTGAPQILVENSLEALRSFARWRRENFRGKVIAIAGSAGKTTTKELTAYLLSKVGKVCRTPRNYNSQVGVPLSVANFEEGCHFWVVEIGASQKGDVRRLVELVRPHIRAITAIGEEHLETFGCLDDVVLGNGEVFHQMEEEDWGVCPSSVSHCYSIHKKLVFGEGEFRAENINLSEEGISFRVYGVDVFIPVPSLALIENSLCAFAILRTLDIDWKDLVHYLADFHPVEGRFRILRKGKVVLVDDTYNANPPSVRMALKSLSLFRTRRIAVLGDMLELGKDSEHYHRETGRLCAELGIDVCLFLGEHMKHAYELCKELGGRCYHFKAPEELLDWLLRNVSGKAVILFKGSRGMNMERLVEGFLNGRAD is encoded by the coding sequence ATGACAACCCTGGAGCTGGCGGAGCTTCTCAGGGCTCAACATTCTGGAAAACCCTTACCCTTCAGTGGCTTTTCAATAGATAGCAGAAGCGTGCAGAAAGGACAAGTTTTTGTAGCCATAAGGGGCAAAACCCACGACGGGCATGATTTTGCTCTGGATGCGCTGAAAAGGGGCGCAGTGGGTGTAATCTGTGAAAGAAGGCTTGAGCTACCCACTGGAGCTCCCCAGATACTGGTGGAGAATTCGCTGGAAGCCCTCAGAAGCTTTGCTCGCTGGAGAAGGGAAAACTTCAGAGGTAAGGTCATTGCCATAGCCGGGTCTGCAGGCAAGACTACCACAAAGGAGCTTACCGCCTATCTGCTCTCAAAAGTGGGAAAGGTCTGCAGGACTCCCAGAAACTACAATTCTCAGGTTGGGGTTCCACTTTCGGTGGCAAACTTTGAGGAAGGTTGCCATTTCTGGGTTGTGGAGATAGGGGCAAGTCAGAAAGGTGATGTGAGAAGGCTTGTTGAGCTGGTAAGACCCCACATAAGGGCAATAACCGCCATAGGGGAGGAGCATCTTGAGACCTTTGGGTGTCTTGATGACGTGGTGCTGGGAAACGGGGAGGTTTTCCACCAGATGGAGGAAGAAGACTGGGGCGTATGCCCTTCCAGCGTATCCCACTGTTATTCCATACATAAAAAGCTTGTATTCGGAGAGGGGGAGTTCAGGGCAGAGAATATAAACCTTTCCGAGGAAGGTATTAGCTTCAGGGTCTATGGAGTGGATGTGTTTATTCCAGTGCCAAGCCTGGCTCTGATAGAAAACTCCCTTTGTGCCTTCGCCATACTCAGGACTCTGGACATTGACTGGAAAGACCTCGTCCACTATCTTGCAGATTTTCACCCCGTGGAAGGACGCTTTCGTATACTGAGAAAAGGAAAGGTAGTTCTGGTAGATGATACTTACAACGCCAATCCACCTTCTGTCAGGATGGCTCTGAAAAGTCTCAGCCTGTTCAGGACTCGAAGAATCGCAGTTCTTGGCGACATGCTGGAGCTTGGAAAGGACTCTGAGCACTACCACAGAGAAACAGGGAGGCTATGTGCGGAGCTTGGCATAGATGTATGCCTGTTCCTGGGAGAGCACATGAAGCATGCCTATGAGTTATGCAAAGAGCTGGGAGGAAGGTGCTACCATTTTAAAGCACCAGAGGAACTTCTTGACTGGCTTCTCAGGAATGTCAGTGGGAAAGCTGTTATACTTTTTAAAGGTTCAAGAGGCATGAACATGGAAAGGCTGGTGGAGGGCTTTTTGAATGGCAGAGCTGATTGA
- a CDS encoding TolC family protein, whose protein sequence is MGVLILLLTLLTLAFARDITLKEVVDLALKNSPLIKSAQRDLRAQELELKAARGALFPRVKLEETFTRTDMPAYAFMSRLNQERITQQDFDPGRLNNPSSIDNFETKLTLEVPIWLGGKIQSAQKMAEYEYRAVGFEAGRREEEVIRQVYHAYMEAVLAKEAIKVARQAVEDAREHLRLAEQMHSVGIALLSDVLRAKVYLSKAEENLDKAIRGYQVAKKGLEVAIGLKLGDFDVQDESACPAVNLQALKERVLGRKDIRALEERLKALEEAYRLTLSDNLPQVYAFAQYFLNSKEYPFGADGKGYLAGIGISWTFDTGLTTFRKAQANLERKASLQEKLKLLRDSAVFDLEKSYAEYENALDMLRSAEDRIRASQEVLRVMEVRYRNGLARMVDILDAQTELDRARLEKVQAINACHKAYMDILYNAGSVEEVKK, encoded by the coding sequence ATGGGAGTGTTGATTTTATTGCTCACACTGCTAACTCTGGCTTTTGCCAGGGATATTACCCTGAAAGAGGTGGTGGACCTGGCACTCAAGAACAGCCCTCTGATAAAGTCTGCTCAGAGGGATTTGAGAGCTCAGGAGCTTGAACTCAAGGCTGCAAGAGGTGCCCTCTTCCCCAGGGTTAAACTGGAAGAAACCTTCACAAGAACAGACATGCCCGCCTACGCCTTCATGAGCCGGCTCAATCAGGAAAGAATAACACAGCAAGACTTTGACCCAGGGAGGTTAAACAACCCCTCATCCATAGACAACTTTGAGACAAAGCTTACCCTTGAGGTGCCCATATGGCTGGGTGGTAAAATTCAGTCTGCACAGAAAATGGCGGAGTATGAATACAGAGCGGTGGGTTTTGAAGCTGGAAGAAGGGAGGAGGAGGTTATAAGGCAGGTATACCATGCATACATGGAGGCAGTTCTTGCAAAGGAAGCTATAAAAGTGGCCAGACAGGCAGTTGAGGATGCAAGAGAGCATCTCAGACTTGCAGAGCAGATGCACAGCGTTGGCATAGCTCTGCTTTCTGATGTGCTCAGGGCAAAGGTGTATCTCTCCAAGGCGGAGGAAAACTTAGATAAGGCCATAAGGGGCTATCAGGTTGCAAAGAAGGGGCTTGAAGTAGCAATAGGTTTAAAGCTTGGAGACTTTGATGTTCAGGATGAAAGCGCTTGCCCTGCGGTAAACCTCCAGGCTCTAAAAGAAAGAGTTCTGGGCAGGAAGGATATAAGAGCCCTTGAGGAGAGGCTAAAGGCACTGGAAGAAGCCTACAGGCTCACTCTTTCAGACAACCTTCCTCAGGTTTACGCCTTTGCCCAGTATTTTCTAAACTCTAAGGAATATCCTTTTGGTGCTGACGGAAAAGGCTACCTTGCGGGAATAGGCATCTCCTGGACCTTTGACACTGGACTGACCACATTCAGAAAGGCTCAGGCAAACCTTGAAAGAAAGGCAAGCCTTCAGGAGAAGTTAAAGCTCCTGAGGGATTCTGCGGTTTTTGACCTTGAGAAGTCTTACGCCGAGTATGAGAACGCTCTGGATATGCTCAGGTCCGCTGAAGACAGGATAAGGGCAAGTCAGGAGGTTCTCAGGGTCATGGAGGTCCGATACAGAAATGGACTTGCCAGGATGGTGGATATACTTGATGCCCAGACAGAGCTTGACAGGGCAAGACTGGAGAAGGTTCAGGCAATAAACGCCTGCCACAAGGCTTACATGGATATCCTCTATAACGCAGGCTCCGTAGAGGAGGTGAAAAAATGA
- a CDS encoding efflux RND transporter periplasmic adaptor subunit — MKGWIKYAVFVLIILAMVVWLGGFLTKKEKPGEVSQEAKVVHGITTGNVERLSEVLSPYTGQIVADKRVEVSTRIMGRVKHVLVKEGDSVRMGQLLVSIDAEDIRAQAEAVQHQIAQAEQALRSASANYEAVKKTFERYSALLKEGAITQQEFDQIKAQFESAEAQVAQARAGVKATQSQKQAVVSNLKYAGITSPVNGYVVQKGVDAGDLAVPGHPLLVLESPPYLFEVFLPERFAGRVMAGQEYEVSISGLNKKVRGRVVEVSPALDPITRTFRVKVKLEDTQGIRSGMYASILIPERVEVFLVPEAAIVKRFDFTGVWVVKPDNTLELRFVRLGEKRGDKVEVLSGLREGERIVIQGIEKACEGCRVGG; from the coding sequence ATGAAGGGCTGGATAAAGTATGCAGTATTTGTCCTTATAATCCTTGCCATGGTGGTCTGGCTCGGGGGGTTTCTCACAAAAAAAGAAAAACCTGGCGAGGTATCTCAGGAGGCAAAGGTTGTTCATGGTATCACCACAGGCAATGTGGAAAGGCTTTCTGAAGTTCTTAGCCCCTACACAGGTCAGATAGTGGCGGACAAAAGGGTGGAAGTTTCCACAAGGATTATGGGAAGGGTGAAGCATGTTCTGGTGAAGGAGGGTGACAGTGTAAGGATGGGTCAGCTCCTTGTGAGCATAGATGCGGAGGACATAAGGGCTCAGGCGGAGGCAGTGCAACATCAGATAGCTCAGGCGGAGCAGGCACTCAGGTCAGCATCCGCAAACTATGAGGCCGTAAAAAAGACCTTTGAAAGGTATTCAGCCCTTCTAAAGGAGGGTGCCATAACGCAGCAGGAGTTTGACCAGATAAAGGCACAGTTTGAGTCAGCAGAGGCTCAGGTGGCACAGGCAAGGGCGGGTGTAAAAGCAACACAGAGCCAGAAACAGGCAGTGGTCAGCAATCTCAAGTATGCGGGTATAACCTCGCCGGTGAACGGCTATGTGGTGCAGAAGGGAGTTGACGCTGGAGACCTTGCAGTGCCGGGTCATCCACTTCTTGTCTTGGAATCACCACCCTATCTATTTGAAGTCTTCCTGCCAGAAAGGTTCGCAGGCAGGGTCATGGCAGGTCAGGAGTATGAGGTAAGCATATCGGGGTTGAACAAAAAAGTCAGAGGCAGAGTGGTGGAGGTATCTCCTGCCCTTGACCCAATCACCAGAACCTTCAGGGTTAAGGTAAAGCTTGAGGATACCCAGGGTATAAGAAGCGGTATGTATGCCAGCATACTTATACCGGAAAGGGTGGAAGTGTTTCTTGTGCCAGAGGCTGCCATCGTGAAACGCTTTGACTTTACAGGTGTGTGGGTTGTAAAGCCTGACAACACCCTTGAGCTCAGGTTTGTCAGGCTGGGTGAGAAGAGGGGAGACAAGGTGGAGGTGCTGTCAGGTCTAAGGGAGGGTGAGAGGATAGTCATCCAGGGCATAGAGAAGGCCTGTGAGGGTTGCAGGGTAGGAGGCTGA